From Rhodanobacteraceae bacterium, the proteins below share one genomic window:
- a CDS encoding Agmatine deiminase: protein MTRSSLRLPAEWEPQSAVLLAWPHAGTDWAERLDSVEGTCAALIAAITRCETAIVCTPDAEIGAYATECLRDAGADMARARFVEIPYDDTWLRDSGPVTLRDANGRSVLLDFRFTGWGGKFEGSQDDALVAGLIERGVFRPDAQHQRVDWALEGGAIESDGRGTILTTWKCLQQRHPDQSREQIEITLRNALSAQRVLWLDHGYLQGDDTDAHVDTLARFAPDDAIVFQACSDPDDPHYEELAAMRREIEALRTAEGKPYRLFDLPWPKPIIDEGRRLAASYANYLIVNGTVLVPAYGDVVDDAAAQTIALAHSGREVVQVPCRPLIWQNGSLHCMTMQLPQDVLS from the coding sequence ATGACCCGATCATCCTTGCGACTGCCTGCCGAATGGGAGCCGCAGTCCGCGGTGTTGCTCGCGTGGCCGCACGCCGGCACCGATTGGGCCGAGCGGCTCGACAGCGTCGAAGGCACCTGCGCTGCGCTGATCGCCGCGATCACGCGTTGCGAAACCGCGATCGTCTGCACGCCCGACGCCGAAATCGGCGCGTACGCCACCGAATGCCTGCGCGATGCGGGCGCCGACATGGCGCGCGCGCGCTTCGTCGAGATTCCGTACGACGACACGTGGCTTCGCGACTCCGGCCCGGTCACGTTGCGCGACGCGAATGGGCGATCCGTGTTGCTGGATTTCCGTTTCACCGGTTGGGGCGGCAAGTTCGAAGGGTCGCAGGACGACGCACTGGTCGCCGGCCTGATCGAACGCGGCGTGTTCCGCCCCGACGCGCAACACCAGCGCGTGGACTGGGCGCTGGAAGGCGGCGCGATCGAATCCGACGGACGCGGCACCATCCTCACCACCTGGAAGTGTTTGCAGCAACGCCATCCCGACCAGTCGCGCGAGCAGATCGAAATCACGCTGCGCAACGCGCTGTCGGCGCAGCGTGTGCTGTGGCTGGACCACGGTTACCTGCAAGGCGACGACACCGACGCGCACGTCGATACCCTGGCCCGCTTCGCACCAGACGACGCGATCGTGTTCCAGGCCTGCAGCGATCCGGACGATCCGCATTACGAAGAACTCGCCGCAATGCGCCGCGAGATCGAAGCGCTGCGCACGGCGGAGGGCAAGCCGTACCGGCTGTTCGACCTGCCGTGGCCGAAGCCGATCATCGACGAAGGCCGCCGCCTCGCCGCGTCGTACGCGAATTACCTGATCGTCAACGGCACGGTGCTGGTGCCGGCCTACGGCGACGTGGTGGATGATGCCGCCGCGCAAACCATCGCGCTCGCGCATTCCGGCCGCGAAGTCGTGCAGGTTCCCTGCCGGCCGCTGATCTGGCAGAACGGCAGCTTGCATTGCATGACCATGCAGCTTCCGCAAGACGTGCTCTCGTAA